The Micromonospora sp. NBC_00421 genome contains a region encoding:
- a CDS encoding ABC transporter ATP-binding protein, with protein MGGHAIEAVGLHRSYRTRTGWLRPQRREVHAVAGVDLTVGHGELFGLLGPNGAGKTTTIKLLNTLLIPTAGEARICGFDVVRQTREVRRRIGYVFGGDRGLYDRLSARDNLRYFAELYGVPGREQKRRIAELFALVRLTGREDDRVEGYSRGMRQRLHIARGLLHRPRVLFLDEPSIGVDPVAARELRQTVAELAATGTTVLLTTHYMAEADELCGRMAVIAGGRIQALGTPAELRHHADGRRVLEVEAYGVTDEQVAAIRARPGVREVSLAVHGAAQVLGVQSDAGVDVQADVLRELSGVRLGRVTARQPTLEDAYVAIVNRAAQPTSVADPVPA; from the coding sequence ATGGGTGGGCACGCGATCGAGGCGGTGGGACTGCACCGCAGCTACCGCACCAGGACCGGCTGGTTACGACCACAGCGCCGGGAGGTGCACGCCGTCGCCGGGGTCGACCTCACGGTGGGCCACGGTGAGCTGTTCGGCCTGCTCGGCCCGAACGGCGCCGGCAAGACCACCACCATCAAGCTGCTCAACACCCTGCTGATCCCGACCGCGGGCGAGGCCCGGATCTGCGGCTTCGACGTGGTCCGGCAGACCCGGGAGGTACGCCGGCGGATCGGTTACGTCTTCGGCGGCGACCGGGGCCTGTACGACCGGCTCTCCGCCCGGGACAACCTGCGCTACTTCGCCGAGCTGTACGGCGTACCGGGTCGGGAGCAGAAGCGCCGGATCGCCGAGCTGTTCGCGCTGGTCCGGCTGACCGGCCGGGAGGACGACCGGGTCGAGGGTTACTCCCGGGGCATGCGGCAGCGGCTGCACATCGCCCGGGGGCTGCTGCACCGGCCCCGGGTGCTCTTCCTCGACGAGCCGTCGATCGGGGTCGACCCGGTGGCCGCCCGGGAGCTGCGGCAGACCGTCGCCGAGCTGGCCGCCACCGGCACGACGGTGCTGCTGACCACGCACTACATGGCCGAGGCCGACGAGTTGTGCGGCCGGATGGCGGTGATCGCGGGCGGCCGGATCCAGGCCCTGGGCACCCCCGCCGAGCTGCGTCACCACGCCGACGGCCGGCGGGTGCTGGAGGTCGAGGCCTACGGGGTCACCGACGAGCAGGTGGCCGCGATCCGGGCCCGGCCCGGCGTACGCGAGGTGAGCCTGGCGGTGCACGGGGCGGCGCAGGTGCTCGGGGTGCAGTCCGACGCGGGGGTGGACGTGCAGGCCGACGTGCTGCGCGAGCTGAGCGGGGTACGGCTGGGCCGGGTCACCGCCCGGCAACCCACCCTGGAGGACGCGTACGTGGCGATCGTCAACCGGGCGGCGCAGCCGACGTCGGTGGCCGATCCGGTGCCGGCGTGA
- the ileS gene encoding isoleucine--tRNA ligase yields the protein MGYPLHDPAAGVPASPDLPAVERRVLEHWTADRTFEASVAARPAGDDGKNEYVFYDGPPFANGLPHYGHLFTGYVKDVVPRYQTMRGRHVERRFGWDCHGLPAEVVAEKQLGITSKAEILDLGVARFNEACRSSVLEFTQDWERYVTRQARWVDFTDDYKTLDLDYMESVMWAFKTLHDKGLVYEGFRVLAYCWRCETPLSNTETRMDDVYRDRHDPTLTVWFELTPDERAPELVRGPVKLGVWTTTPWTLPSNLALAVGPDIRYAVLERDGQRYVVGESRLGAYAKELEGYEQVGWVTGEALAGRRYTPLFDFLVERAGENAYQVLGAEFVTTEDGTGIVHLAPAFGEDDQNVCNAAGIPTIVTVDDHTRFTALVPPYQGEQVFDVNKPVIRELKERGVVLRQDTYTHSYPHCWRCDTPLVYKAVSSWFVAVTRFRDRMVELNQQINWTPGHIKDGSFGKWLANARDWSISRNRFWGSPIPAWKSDDPNYPRLDVYGSLDEIERDFGVRLTDLHRPAVDDLVRPNPDDPTGRSMMRRVPEVLDCWFESGSMPFAQVHYPFENADWFEHHYPGDFIVEYIGQTRGWFYTMHVLATALFDRPAFRNCLSHGILLGSDGRKMSKSLRNYPDVYHVFDAYGSDAMRWMLMSSPVLRGGDMPVTEPAIRDAVRQVLLPLWNVWYFFSLYANAAGHTARRRTDSTHLLDRYVLAKTRELVETVGAQMDAYDISGACATVRSYLDALTNWYVRRSRDRFWSGDADAFDTLWTVLETLCRVVAPLAPLTAEEIWRGLTGERSVHLTDWPSAQDLPADHDLVAAMDATRDVCSAALSLRKAKGLRVRLPLPRLTVASPVADQLRPFADLVADEVNVKAVEFSAQVADYCQQVLTVVPRALGPRVGKQVQQVIRAVKAGEWELHDGAPVAAGVTLAEGEYELRLVAADAAHSAPLPGGEGVVVLDTAVTPELAAEGLARDVVRVVQQARRDADLDISDRIVLSVSASEEVRAAVSAYTGFVAREVLADTVDFADGLAGFTGEVGDGEPVTVTVRPV from the coding sequence ATGGGCTATCCGTTGCACGACCCGGCCGCCGGCGTCCCGGCGAGCCCGGACCTGCCCGCGGTCGAACGCCGCGTCCTGGAGCACTGGACCGCCGACCGGACCTTCGAGGCCTCGGTGGCGGCCCGGCCGGCCGGCGACGACGGCAAGAACGAGTACGTCTTCTACGACGGCCCGCCGTTCGCCAACGGCCTGCCGCACTACGGCCACCTGTTCACCGGGTACGTCAAGGACGTGGTGCCGCGTTACCAGACCATGCGCGGCCGGCACGTCGAGCGGCGTTTCGGCTGGGACTGCCACGGCCTGCCCGCCGAGGTGGTGGCCGAGAAGCAGCTCGGCATCACCAGCAAGGCGGAGATCCTCGACCTCGGGGTGGCCCGGTTCAACGAGGCGTGCCGCTCCTCGGTGCTGGAGTTCACCCAGGACTGGGAGCGGTACGTCACCCGGCAGGCCCGCTGGGTCGACTTCACCGACGACTACAAGACCCTCGACCTGGACTACATGGAAAGCGTCATGTGGGCCTTCAAGACCCTGCACGACAAGGGCCTGGTCTACGAGGGCTTCCGGGTGCTGGCGTACTGCTGGCGGTGCGAGACGCCGCTGTCGAACACCGAGACCCGGATGGACGACGTCTACCGTGACCGGCACGACCCCACGCTGACCGTGTGGTTCGAGCTGACCCCGGACGAGCGTGCCCCGGAGCTGGTCCGCGGGCCGGTCAAGCTCGGCGTCTGGACGACCACGCCGTGGACCCTGCCGTCCAACCTCGCGCTCGCCGTCGGCCCGGACATCCGGTACGCGGTGCTGGAGCGCGACGGCCAGCGGTACGTGGTCGGGGAGTCCCGGCTCGGGGCGTACGCCAAGGAGTTGGAGGGGTACGAGCAGGTCGGCTGGGTGACCGGCGAGGCTCTGGCCGGACGCCGCTACACCCCGCTGTTCGACTTCCTGGTCGAGCGGGCCGGGGAGAACGCCTACCAGGTGCTCGGCGCGGAGTTCGTCACCACCGAGGACGGCACCGGGATCGTGCACCTCGCCCCGGCCTTCGGTGAGGACGACCAGAACGTCTGCAACGCCGCCGGCATCCCCACCATCGTCACGGTCGACGACCACACCCGGTTCACCGCGCTGGTCCCGCCGTACCAGGGTGAGCAGGTCTTCGACGTCAACAAGCCGGTGATCCGGGAGCTGAAGGAGCGGGGGGTGGTGCTGCGGCAGGACACCTACACCCACTCGTACCCGCACTGCTGGCGCTGCGACACCCCGCTGGTCTACAAGGCGGTGTCGTCGTGGTTTGTCGCGGTGACGCGGTTCCGGGACCGGATGGTCGAGCTGAACCAGCAGATCAACTGGACGCCCGGCCACATCAAGGACGGTTCGTTCGGCAAGTGGCTGGCCAACGCCCGGGACTGGTCGATCAGCCGCAACCGGTTCTGGGGCTCACCCATCCCGGCCTGGAAGTCCGACGACCCGAACTACCCCCGGCTGGACGTCTACGGCTCGCTGGACGAGATCGAACGGGACTTCGGCGTACGCCTGACCGACCTGCACCGGCCGGCGGTGGACGACCTGGTCCGCCCCAACCCGGACGACCCGACCGGGCGCTCGATGATGCGTCGGGTGCCGGAGGTGCTGGACTGCTGGTTCGAGTCCGGCTCGATGCCCTTCGCCCAGGTGCACTACCCGTTCGAGAACGCGGACTGGTTCGAGCACCACTACCCGGGTGACTTCATCGTCGAGTACATCGGGCAGACCCGGGGCTGGTTCTACACCATGCACGTGCTGGCCACCGCGCTGTTCGACAGGCCGGCGTTCCGCAACTGCCTGAGTCACGGCATCCTGCTCGGCTCGGACGGGCGCAAGATGTCCAAGAGCCTGCGCAACTACCCGGACGTCTACCACGTCTTCGACGCGTACGGCTCGGACGCGATGCGCTGGATGCTGATGTCCTCGCCGGTGCTGCGGGGCGGGGACATGCCGGTCACCGAGCCGGCGATCCGCGACGCCGTCCGGCAGGTGCTGCTGCCGCTGTGGAACGTCTGGTACTTCTTCTCGCTCTACGCCAACGCCGCCGGGCACACCGCCCGTCGCCGGACCGACTCGACGCACCTGCTCGACCGGTACGTGCTGGCCAAGACCCGGGAACTTGTGGAGACCGTCGGCGCGCAGATGGACGCGTACGACATCTCCGGGGCCTGCGCCACAGTCCGGTCCTACCTCGACGCGCTGACCAACTGGTATGTGCGGCGGTCCCGGGACCGGTTCTGGTCGGGTGACGCCGACGCGTTCGACACCCTGTGGACGGTGCTGGAGACGCTCTGCCGGGTGGTCGCGCCGCTGGCCCCGCTGACCGCCGAGGAGATCTGGCGCGGGCTGACCGGCGAGCGGTCGGTGCACCTGACCGACTGGCCGTCGGCGCAGGACCTCCCCGCCGACCACGACCTGGTCGCGGCGATGGACGCCACCCGGGACGTCTGCTCGGCGGCGCTGTCGCTGCGCAAGGCCAAGGGGCTGCGGGTCCGGCTGCCGCTGCCCAGGCTGACCGTGGCCTCCCCGGTCGCCGACCAGCTGCGGCCCTTCGCCGACCTGGTCGCCGACGAGGTAAACGTCAAGGCGGTGGAGTTCTCCGCGCAGGTCGCCGACTACTGCCAGCAGGTGCTGACCGTGGTGCCCCGGGCGCTCGGCCCCCGGGTCGGCAAGCAGGTGCAGCAGGTGATCAGGGCGGTCAAGGCGGGGGAGTGGGAGCTTCACGACGGCGCTCCCGTCGCCGCCGGGGTCACCCTCGCCGAGGGCGAGTACGAGCTGCGCCTGGTCGCCGCCGACGCCGCGCACTCCGCCCCGCTGCCCGGCGGTGAGGGGGTGGTGGTGCTCGACACCGCTGTCACCCCGGAGTTGGCCGCCGAGGGGCTGGCCCGGGACGTGGTCCGGGTGGTGCAGCAGGCCCGCCGGGACGCCGACCTGGACATCTCCGACCGGATCGTGCTGTCGGTGTCGGCCTCCGAGGAGGTCCGGGCGGCGGTGTCGGCGTACACCGGGTTCGTCGCCCGGGAGGTGCTGGCCGACACGGTGGACTTCGCCGACGGCCTGGCCGGGTTCACCGGTGAGGTCGGCGACGGCGAGCCGGTGACGGTGACCGTCCGACCGGTGTGA
- a CDS encoding lysophospholipid acyltransferase family protein: MPLLYTIGKLTVGPAIRLAFRPVVEGLEHIPASGGAIFAGNHLSVADELLLGTVVPRHLAFWAKSEYFTGPGPKGALSKFVLTGLGAIPVERAGGRAALSAFDAAIPALRGGDLVAVYPEGTRSPDGRLYRGRTGTARLAVAAGVPIIPVGVLGTDKAQPIGTRVPRPGKAKIIIKFGKPLDFTGRSDDRTSLREMTDELMAEIQKLTGQEYVPRYAPRRAEPTAGGTPA, translated from the coding sequence GTGCCGCTGCTCTACACCATCGGCAAGCTCACCGTGGGACCCGCGATCCGGCTGGCCTTCCGCCCGGTCGTCGAGGGGCTGGAGCACATCCCGGCGAGCGGCGGTGCGATCTTCGCGGGCAACCACCTCTCCGTCGCCGACGAGCTGCTGCTGGGCACCGTCGTCCCCCGGCACCTCGCCTTCTGGGCCAAGTCGGAGTACTTCACCGGCCCCGGTCCGAAGGGCGCACTGTCCAAGTTCGTGCTCACCGGTCTGGGTGCCATCCCGGTCGAGCGGGCCGGTGGGCGGGCCGCGCTGTCCGCGTTCGACGCGGCCATCCCGGCGTTGCGCGGCGGAGACCTGGTCGCCGTCTACCCGGAGGGGACCCGCTCGCCCGACGGGCGGCTCTACCGGGGACGGACGGGCACCGCCCGGCTGGCGGTGGCGGCCGGCGTGCCGATCATCCCGGTGGGGGTGCTCGGCACCGACAAGGCCCAGCCGATCGGCACCCGGGTCCCCCGCCCCGGCAAGGCGAAGATCATCATCAAGTTCGGCAAGCCGCTGGACTTCACCGGCCGCTCCGACGACCGCACCTCGCTGCGGGAGATGACCGACGAGCTGATGGCCGAGATCCAGAAGCTCACCGGCCAGGAGTACGTCCCCCGCTACGCCCCCCGCCGGGCCGAGCCCACCGCCGGTGGCACGCCGGCCTGA
- a CDS encoding TIGR03960 family B12-binding radical SAM protein, with the protein MSAPSTTPRPAAAMTDDGSGTAGPSPRHDGELSVWPRLEALLPQVTKPIQYVGGELGAVVKDWDAATVRWALMYPDAYEVGLPNQGVQILYEVLNEQPDVLAERTYAVWPDLEQLMRTHGVPQFTVDAHRSVRRFDVFGVSFSTELGYTNLLTAIDLAGIPMRAADRTEADPVIVAGGHAAFNPEPIADFVDAAVLGDGEEAVLEITAIVREWKAEGSPGGRDELLLRLARTESVYVPRFYDVDYLPDGRIQRVVPNRPDVPFRVHKRTTMDLDAWPYPKKPLVPLAETVHERYAVEIFRGCTRGCRFCQAGMITRPVRERSITTVGQMVQQGLEFSGFHEVGLLSLSSADHSEIGDMCSGLAEQYAGTNVSLSLPSTRVDAFNIDLAQELSRNGRRTGLTFAPEGGSERIRKVINKMVSKEDLIRTVVTAYTNGWRQVKLYFMCGLPTETDEDVLEIADMAHEVIRAGRAATGSKDIRCTVSIGGFVPKPHTPFQWAPICPPEVIDHRLRLLKQAINSDRSLGRAIGYRYHDGEPSLIEGLLSRGDRRVGAVIHEVWRNGGRFDGWSEHFSYQRWVDAAAEVLPGFGVDLDWYTTRQRDELEVLPWDHLDSGLDKDWLWQDWQDSLGEYEQDDCRWTPCFDCGVCPSMDTEIQIGPTGRKLLPLTPVTGLKVPTGAQQ; encoded by the coding sequence ATGAGTGCTCCGTCCACGACGCCGCGCCCCGCCGCGGCCATGACCGACGACGGCTCCGGCACGGCGGGTCCTTCGCCGCGCCACGACGGCGAGCTGTCGGTCTGGCCCCGGCTGGAGGCGCTGCTGCCCCAGGTGACCAAGCCCATCCAGTACGTCGGTGGCGAGCTGGGCGCGGTGGTCAAGGACTGGGACGCGGCGACCGTACGCTGGGCGCTGATGTACCCCGACGCGTACGAGGTGGGCCTGCCCAACCAGGGCGTGCAGATCCTCTACGAGGTGCTCAACGAGCAGCCCGACGTGCTGGCCGAGCGGACGTACGCGGTCTGGCCGGACCTGGAACAGCTGATGCGTACCCACGGCGTGCCGCAGTTCACCGTCGACGCGCACCGTTCGGTGCGCCGCTTCGACGTGTTCGGGGTCTCGTTCTCGACCGAGTTGGGCTACACCAACCTGCTCACCGCGATCGACCTCGCCGGTATCCCGATGCGCGCCGCCGACCGTACCGAGGCCGATCCGGTGATCGTGGCCGGTGGGCACGCCGCGTTCAACCCGGAGCCGATCGCCGACTTCGTCGACGCCGCCGTGCTCGGCGACGGCGAGGAGGCGGTCCTGGAGATCACCGCGATCGTCCGGGAGTGGAAGGCGGAGGGCTCCCCGGGCGGCCGGGACGAGCTGCTGCTGCGGCTGGCCCGCACCGAGAGCGTCTACGTGCCGCGCTTCTACGACGTGGACTACCTGCCCGACGGCCGGATCCAGCGGGTCGTGCCGAACCGCCCGGACGTGCCGTTCCGGGTGCACAAGCGCACCACCATGGACCTGGACGCCTGGCCGTACCCGAAGAAGCCGCTCGTGCCGCTGGCCGAGACGGTGCACGAGCGGTACGCGGTGGAGATCTTCCGGGGCTGCACCAGGGGTTGCCGGTTCTGCCAGGCCGGCATGATCACCCGCCCGGTCCGGGAACGCTCGATCACCACCGTCGGGCAGATGGTCCAGCAGGGGTTGGAGTTCTCCGGCTTCCACGAGGTGGGCCTGCTGTCGCTGTCGTCGGCCGACCACTCCGAGATCGGCGACATGTGCTCCGGCCTGGCCGAGCAGTACGCCGGCACCAACGTGTCGCTGTCGTTGCCGTCGACCCGGGTGGACGCGTTCAACATCGACCTGGCGCAGGAGCTGTCCCGCAACGGTCGGCGGACCGGGCTGACCTTCGCCCCGGAGGGCGGGTCGGAGCGGATCCGCAAGGTCATCAACAAGATGGTGTCGAAGGAAGACCTGATCCGCACGGTGGTCACCGCGTACACCAACGGTTGGCGGCAGGTGAAGCTCTACTTCATGTGCGGCCTGCCCACCGAGACCGACGAGGACGTCCTGGAGATCGCCGACATGGCGCACGAGGTGATCCGGGCCGGGCGGGCGGCCACCGGGTCCAAGGACATCCGCTGCACCGTCTCCATCGGCGGTTTCGTGCCGAAGCCGCACACCCCGTTCCAGTGGGCACCGATCTGCCCGCCGGAGGTCATCGACCACCGGCTCAGGCTGCTCAAGCAGGCGATCAATTCGGACCGCTCGCTCGGTCGGGCGATCGGCTACCGCTATCACGACGGCGAGCCGTCGCTGATCGAGGGCCTGCTCAGCCGGGGTGACCGCCGGGTAGGCGCGGTGATCCACGAGGTGTGGCGCAACGGCGGCCGGTTCGACGGGTGGAGCGAGCACTTCTCGTACCAGCGCTGGGTGGACGCCGCCGCCGAGGTGCTTCCGGGCTTCGGCGTCGACCTGGACTGGTACACCACCCGCCAGCGCGACGAGCTGGAGGTGCTGCCCTGGGACCACCTCGACTCCGGCCTGGACAAGGACTGGCTCTGGCAGGACTGGCAGGATTCCCTGGGCGAGTACGAGCAGGACGACTGCCGGTGGACCCCGTGCTTCGACTGCGGTGTCTGCCCGTCGATGGACACCGAGATCCAGATCGGTCCCACCGGCCGTAAGCTCCTGCCGCTCACCCCGGTCACCGGCCTGAAGGTGCCCACCGGCGCCCAGCAGTGA
- a CDS encoding TIGR03936 family radical SAM-associated protein yields the protein MRYAKRGPLRFTSHRDFARAFERALRRAAVPVAFSQGFTPHPKISYASAAPTGVASEAEYLEVGLQAVVDPEQLRAALDAALSPGLDVLDVVVATGGSLPERIEASHWRIELPDVDPAVAQRAVSAFVAADEVQVERMTKQGRRTFDARSAVTRIDVLPPVETPSGAADSSCAILELVVRQVTPSVRPDDVLSGLRVVAALEPPVSPRVIRLAQGTLTAQGAIVDPLEADRDWAAIGGR from the coding sequence ATCCGGTACGCGAAGCGCGGACCGTTGCGGTTCACCTCCCACCGGGACTTCGCCCGCGCCTTCGAGCGCGCCCTGCGCCGGGCCGCCGTACCGGTGGCCTTCTCCCAGGGCTTCACCCCGCACCCGAAGATCTCCTACGCCAGCGCCGCCCCCACCGGCGTCGCCAGCGAGGCGGAGTACCTGGAGGTCGGCCTCCAGGCGGTGGTCGACCCGGAGCAGTTGCGCGCCGCGCTCGACGCGGCCCTCTCACCCGGCCTCGACGTGCTGGACGTGGTGGTCGCCACCGGGGGGAGCCTGCCCGAGCGGATCGAGGCGTCGCACTGGCGGATCGAGCTGCCCGACGTCGACCCGGCGGTGGCACAACGGGCGGTTTCCGCCTTCGTGGCCGCCGACGAGGTGCAGGTCGAGCGGATGACCAAGCAGGGCCGACGGACGTTCGACGCGCGGAGCGCGGTGACCCGCATCGATGTGCTGCCCCCGGTGGAGACGCCTTCCGGGGCAGCGGACTCGTCGTGTGCGATACTCGAACTGGTCGTACGGCAGGTCACCCCGTCCGTGCGACCCGATGACGTCCTTTCCGGCCTCCGCGTGGTGGCCGCCCTGGAGCCGCCGGTCTCCCCGAGGGTGATCCGGCTGGCGCAGGGCACGTTGACCGCGCAGGGCGCGATCGTGGATCCGTTGGAAGCGGACCGCGACTGGGCAGCCATCGGAGGACGCTGA
- a CDS encoding Rne/Rng family ribonuclease: MLENEPEGGERTGSQPAGDTADTTIGGGTGAASSDGTPGAAPPEAAATPPEGAATTTEGAATAVDGAPPTRRRTTRRRAAPLSQPEPTGAPAEASDTAASATDESQQAEVIVPVAGELDSAPKPTRRRRKATPAKAVEDPLVADGVEEGSAELVPPVKVTRTRRKKAVAPAAAEPLPAAEVAAGQVPAAEVEEPAVEAAAPTEPTVADEVEETEETAAEEAAVPVDQPSAGAAQPDTGARPGRTSGPAGAGTGAGEVSPGVAVPAAGEPVEPAEPQLRTRRRRAAIAAPTVLFMAPQPEELPTFRVVEPGPVAEEPAEEPAETGRRRRRGRREAEPVEAVEPVEVVEEEPTGEAEEGTEDDSDDEEDDDESAAARRRRRRGRRGRGRGKGGADDTDEDETEEPAQAEAESEGDEAEDEGDGDGLTRRRRRRRRRGAGDVEGSADDGVPTVVKIREPRKAVDEVQGVSGSTRLEAKRQRRRDGREQRRTRPPILSESEFLARREAVDRVMAVRQRGDRTQIAVLEDGVLVEHYVTRNSSGTMAGNVYLGKVQNVLPSMEAAFVDVGRGRNAVLYAGEVNWDTSGLEGRSRSIEQALRSGDSVLVQVTKDPIGHKGARLTSHVALSGRHLVYVPNGNASGISRKLPDNERKRLRDVLKKLVPDGAGVIVRTAAEGASEDELARDVKRLQAQWEDIQAKATAGGAPVLLYEEPDLVIRVVRDLFNEDFRELVIEGEQSYGMVESYLSHVSPDLVDRVRRYVGTADVFTEYRIDEQIIKGLDRKVFLPSGGSLVIDRTEAMTVVDVNTGKYTGSGGNLEETVTRNNLEAAEEIVRQLRLRDIGGIVVIDFIDMVLESNRELVLRRLTECLGRDRTKHQVTEITSLGLVQMTRKRIGAGLLEAFSEPCECCKGRGLVIHTEPVAEKPRAGAGAGAGAGDRVKAVASAVTAPAAEPPASASSRRRARKAATAERTVVETTEATDVEVAAPAADTGYDDTMGYDLSRYETQTPAAPAVADAQTGESARLAGVDDPDALGEADGDDDGGEAGTGRRRSRRGGARRRTRP, from the coding sequence ATGCTCGAGAACGAGCCCGAGGGCGGCGAACGGACCGGTTCCCAGCCGGCCGGCGACACCGCCGACACCACCATCGGCGGCGGCACCGGTGCCGCCTCCTCCGACGGCACGCCCGGCGCCGCGCCACCGGAGGCCGCCGCGACGCCCCCGGAGGGTGCCGCGACGACCACCGAGGGTGCCGCGACGGCTGTGGACGGTGCACCGCCGACCCGGCGACGGACCACCCGACGGCGGGCCGCGCCACTGAGCCAGCCGGAGCCGACCGGGGCGCCCGCCGAGGCGTCCGACACCGCCGCCTCGGCCACCGACGAGTCGCAGCAGGCCGAGGTGATCGTCCCGGTCGCCGGTGAACTCGACTCCGCGCCGAAGCCCACCCGACGCCGCCGCAAGGCCACCCCGGCCAAGGCGGTCGAGGATCCGCTCGTCGCCGACGGGGTGGAAGAGGGCAGCGCGGAACTCGTACCACCGGTGAAGGTGACCCGTACCCGGCGGAAGAAGGCTGTCGCCCCGGCGGCCGCCGAGCCGCTGCCGGCCGCCGAGGTCGCCGCCGGCCAGGTGCCGGCCGCCGAGGTGGAGGAGCCGGCCGTGGAGGCGGCTGCCCCGACCGAACCGACCGTCGCCGACGAGGTCGAGGAGACCGAGGAGACCGCGGCCGAGGAAGCCGCGGTGCCTGTCGACCAGCCGTCCGCCGGGGCGGCGCAGCCGGACACCGGTGCGCGGCCGGGCAGGACGTCCGGCCCGGCCGGTGCCGGGACGGGAGCCGGTGAGGTGTCGCCCGGCGTCGCCGTGCCGGCCGCCGGTGAGCCGGTGGAGCCGGCCGAGCCGCAGCTGCGTACCCGCCGGCGGCGGGCCGCGATCGCCGCGCCGACGGTGCTCTTCATGGCCCCGCAGCCGGAGGAGCTGCCCACCTTCCGGGTGGTCGAGCCCGGACCGGTCGCCGAGGAGCCCGCCGAGGAGCCCGCCGAGACCGGGCGGCGGCGTCGCCGTGGTCGCCGTGAGGCCGAGCCGGTCGAGGCCGTCGAGCCGGTCGAGGTCGTCGAGGAGGAGCCCACCGGCGAGGCCGAGGAGGGCACCGAGGACGACAGTGACGACGAGGAGGACGACGACGAGTCGGCCGCCGCGCGTCGCCGCCGTCGCCGGGGCCGCCGGGGCCGGGGCCGGGGCAAGGGCGGCGCGGACGACACCGACGAGGACGAGACCGAGGAGCCGGCCCAGGCCGAGGCCGAGAGCGAGGGCGACGAGGCCGAGGACGAGGGTGACGGGGACGGACTGACCCGCCGTCGTCGGCGGCGTCGCCGCCGGGGCGCCGGGGACGTCGAGGGGAGCGCCGACGACGGCGTACCCACGGTGGTGAAGATCCGTGAGCCCCGCAAGGCCGTCGACGAGGTGCAGGGCGTCTCCGGCTCGACCCGGCTGGAGGCCAAGCGGCAGCGTCGGCGGGACGGCCGGGAGCAGCGCCGCACCCGCCCGCCGATCCTGAGCGAGTCGGAGTTCCTGGCCCGCCGGGAGGCGGTCGACCGGGTGATGGCGGTCCGCCAGCGCGGCGACCGGACCCAGATCGCGGTCCTCGAGGACGGCGTCCTGGTCGAGCACTACGTCACCCGCAACTCGTCCGGCACCATGGCCGGCAACGTCTACCTGGGCAAGGTGCAGAACGTCCTGCCCAGCATGGAGGCGGCCTTCGTCGACGTCGGGCGGGGTCGCAACGCCGTGCTGTACGCCGGCGAGGTCAACTGGGACACCAGCGGCCTGGAGGGGCGCTCCCGCTCGATCGAGCAGGCGTTGCGCTCCGGCGATTCGGTGCTGGTCCAGGTCACCAAGGACCCGATCGGGCACAAGGGCGCCCGGCTGACCAGCCACGTGGCGCTCTCCGGCCGGCACCTGGTCTACGTGCCCAACGGCAACGCCTCCGGGATCAGCCGCAAGCTGCCCGACAACGAGCGCAAGCGGCTGCGTGACGTGCTCAAGAAGCTGGTCCCGGACGGCGCGGGCGTGATCGTCCGGACCGCCGCCGAGGGAGCCAGCGAAGACGAGCTGGCCCGGGACGTCAAGCGGCTGCAGGCCCAGTGGGAGGACATCCAGGCCAAGGCGACCGCCGGTGGCGCCCCGGTGCTGCTCTACGAGGAGCCCGACCTGGTCATCCGGGTGGTCCGGGACCTGTTCAACGAGGACTTCCGCGAGTTGGTCATCGAGGGCGAGCAGTCGTACGGCATGGTCGAGTCGTACCTGTCGCACGTCTCGCCGGACCTGGTCGACCGGGTACGCCGGTACGTCGGCACCGCCGACGTGTTCACCGAGTACCGGATCGACGAGCAGATCATCAAGGGGCTGGACCGCAAGGTCTTCCTGCCCTCCGGTGGTTCGCTGGTGATCGACCGGACCGAGGCGATGACCGTCGTCGACGTCAACACCGGCAAGTACACCGGCTCCGGGGGCAACCTGGAGGAGACGGTCACCCGCAACAACCTGGAGGCGGCCGAGGAGATCGTCCGTCAGCTGCGGTTGCGCGACATCGGTGGCATCGTGGTCATCGACTTCATCGACATGGTGCTGGAGTCCAACCGTGAGCTGGTGTTGCGTCGGCTCACCGAGTGCCTGGGGCGCGACCGGACCAAGCACCAGGTGACCGAGATCACTTCGCTCGGCCTGGTGCAGATGACCCGGAAGCGGATCGGCGCCGGCCTGCTGGAGGCGTTCAGCGAGCCCTGCGAGTGCTGCAAGGGCCGGGGCCTGGTCATCCACACCGAGCCGGTGGCGGAGAAGCCGCGTGCGGGTGCCGGTGCGGGTGCGGGTGCGGGCGACCGGGTCAAGGCGGTCGCCTCGGCGGTCACCGCCCCGGCGGCCGAACCGCCCGCCAGCGCGTCCTCGCGGCGGCGGGCCCGCAAGGCGGCCACGGCGGAGCGGACCGTTGTCGAGACCACCGAGGCCACCGACGTCGAGGTCGCCGCCCCGGCGGCCGACACCGGTTACGACGACACCATGGGCTACGACCTGTCCCGGTACGAGACGCAGACGCCGGCCGCGCCGGCTGTGGCCGACGCCCAGACCGGTGAGTCGGCCCGGCTCGCCGGGGTGGACGACCCGGACGCGCTGGGTGAGGCCGACGGCGACGACGACGGTGGTGAGGCCGGCACCGGTCGGCGGCGGTCCCGCCGGGGTGGTGCCCGTCGGCGGACCCGTCCGTGA